The Pseudomonas sp. KU26590 genomic sequence GAAGCACGTCAGGGCGATAACCTTGGTCGCGTAAGGCTTTTGCCGCAGGCTGCTCTGCACGCTGATGCCCAGCAGAATCGCCAGGCCGGCACCGACCACTGCTGCTTGGGGCCAGAAGTTTTCCGGCAGCGGCAAGCGGATGGCCGCACCGGTCGCCCAACCCGGCAGAATATAGGCCACGGACCAGCCCGCGGCGGCAATCAAGCTGACACCGGCAAAACGCACGAACGGCATGTCGCACATCCCGGCCACCATCGGCAGCATCGGGCGCAGCGGGCCGATGAAGCGGCCGACCAGCAGGCTGGCGATGCCGTAGCGCTGGAAGTACGTCTCGGCGCCGCCGATCCACTCCGGGTGATTGCGAAGACCGGGCAATTGACGAATTTTCTGATGGAAACGCCGGCCGAGGAAATACGAGACCAGGTCGCCCAATATCCCACCGAGGAAGCCCAGCAAAAGCGCTTCACCCAAGGGCAGCACGCCGCTGCCGGCCAGTGCGGCGATCGCGAACAGCACCACGGTGCCGGGGACAACAATGCCGGCGATGGCCAGGCACTCGATGAACGCGACAATGAATATCGCCGCGCCGAGCCAGGAAGGGTTGGCGCTTAGCCAAGAGGTGATGCTGTCGAGCCACGCGCCCATGGGTTTAGTTTCCTTGCTCGATGAAAATATAGTCGCGTCCTTCGACTTGCCCGCGTCTGACCGGGTTCCGTGTGCAGAACCGGGCATAGGCGGCGTCAACGAACCGGTACATCAGGTGCTCGTCGCGTCCGGCGGGGATGCCCAGGCGCGTCGTTTGAATGATTCGCGGCGGTCGCTGGCCCACGTCCTCGACAAACAGCTGTTCTTCATCGAAGCGTTTGGCGTCCCACATCGGCACTTTCAGGCCCAGCGCCTTGCACAGCAACGTCTGCCCGGCACACAGCCGCTCTGGCGTACGCACGTTTCCGCTGGTGTCGGGATTGTTGAGCAGCATGCGGGCGAGGGCGTTCTCATCGGAGACCGCGTCGACCCAGGGATAGGCCGATTTGATCAATACGGCATTGCCCGGACCTTCCGCACTGAAGTTCAGCGAGTCACCGCCACGGGCGTAATACATATAAATGTGCCCGCCTTCCAGAAACAAAGCCTTACGTTTTTCCGTGTAACCGAGGGACGCATGACTGCCTTTCTCGGCCACGTAATACGCCTCCGTCTCAATAATCCGCGCCGACAACCACAACCCGTCGACCTTGTGACGGATCACCTTGCCGAGCAAATCTCGGGCAAGCGTCTGAGCGTCGCGATTAAAGAAACTGTCCGGCAGGGCGCGTGGCGATGGGTCAGGCATGGATGAGTGCAGTCAGAGAATGGACCGCGATCATATCAACATCGGCCTTAATTGGAGCTGAATGGGTGTGTAAGCACGGGGCCGCCAATACCAGCGCCTGAACTGGCGCCTTCCCGGCTAAAGCCGGTCCCACTAAAAGCATCGCATCCCGCCAGTGGGACCGGCTGCGACCCCTGTAGGACCGGCTTTAGCCTGGAAGCTTTTGATCTGCACTAGATTTGCTTTTGCTGTGCTTCTGATCTGCTTTTGATCTTCATACGCAAAAGGCTCAAACACCGCCAATCGCGACTTGGGTGCAGGCTGAACGCAGGTCTCGCGTAGTGGGCCGAGCCGCATGGATGCGGCGAGAGCGCCGTCAGGACATGGATGTCCGTTCGGCGCGGGCCCACGGAGCGAGACCGGAGTGAAGGAACCCGACGAAGTCGGGCCCAACCAGGAGCACGGCCTTTTTGGTTACTTTTTCGGCTGTTGGAAAAAGTGACCCGCCGTAAGGGCGGAACCATAATTCGTGACGCTGGAGATAACGGATATACCCTCGGTTGCACTACCGCCGCTCCGCCTTGAGAACAACAAAACGGCCTTATTCCGACCATCCGCCCGTCGCCGCTGTCGTTCAGCACGCCCGACAGCTATAATCCGCCGCTTTCCCATTTGCCAAGACCCCCGAGACCATGACTGAGTCCGTTCTTGACTACATGACCCGCCTGGGTCGCGCCGCCCGCGAAGCCTCCCGCGTGATCGGCCGTGCCAGCACCGCACAGAAGAACCGCGCCCTTGCAGCCACCGCTGCCGCGCTGGACGCTTCCCGTGCCGAGCTGACCGCCGCCAACGAACAAGACCTCGCTGCCGGCCGCGCCAATGGACTCGAACCCGCTCTGCTCGAACGCCTCTCCCTGACCCCGGCCCGCATCGACAGCATGATCGCCGGCCTGCGCCAGGTCGCCAGCCTGCCAGACCCCATCGGCACCCTGCGCGACATGAACTTCCAGCCGTCCGGCATCCAGGTCGGCAAAATGCGCGTGCCACTCGGCGTCGTCGGCATCATCTATGAGTCGCGCCCCAACGTCACCATCGACGCCGCCAGCCTCTGCCTCAAATCCGGTAACGCCACCATCCTGCGTGGCGGCTCCGAAGCCATACATTCCAACCGCGCCATCGCCGCCTGCATCCAGCGTGGCCTCGATGACGCAGGTTTGCCCGCCGCCGTCGTGCAAGTCGTCGAAACCACCGACCGCGCCGCCGTGGGTGCCTTGATCACCATGCCGGAGTACGTGGACGTCATCGTTCCCCGTGGCGGCAAAGGTCTGATCGAACGCGTCAGCCGTGACGCCAAAGTCCCGGTCATCAAACACCTGGACGGCATCTGCCACGTCTACGTCAGCGCCCATGCCGACCTGGCCGCTGCCCAGCGCATCAGCTTCAACGCCAAGACCTACCGTTACGGCATCTGCGGCGCGATGGAAACCCTGCTCGTCGATCAAACCGTCGCCGCAGACTTCCTGCCGCCCATGGCCGCCCAGTTCCGTGAAAAAGGCGTCGAACTGCGCGGTTGCGAGCGCACCCGCGACCTCATCGACGTTTTGCCCGCCACCGAAGAAGACTGGCACACCGAGTACCTTGCGCCGATCCTGTCGATCCGCATCGTTACCGGTCTGGACCAGGCCATCGAACACATCAATCACTATGGCTCGCATCACAGCGACGCCATCATCTCCGACTCGCAAGCCCAGACTCGCCGCTTCATGGCTGAAGTCGACTCGAGTTCGGTGATGGTCAACGCGCCCACCAGCTTTGCCGACGGTTTCGAATACGGCCTGGGTGCGGAAATCGGCATTTCGACCGATAAGATTCACGCGCGCGGTCCCGTGGGGCTTGAAGGCCTGACCTGCGAGAAATACATCGTCGTCGGCGATGGCACACAATTGCGCGGGCAGGGGCCAGTCTGACTTGGCCGACGTCGGTCAGCCTTCAGGCAGCGGCGCGCAGGCAGTGGCCGATCCGATTGCAGTCCCGCTGAACACTGCACGGGTGGCCAAGCGCATCGGCATACTCGGCGGCACGTTCGACCCGGTGCACATTGGCCATTTGCGTGGCGCACTGGAAGTCGCCGAGCTGCTGAAACTCGATGAGTTGCGTCTGACGCCCAGCGCCCGACCGCCTCATCGCGATACGCCGAGCGTTTCGGCGCAGGACCGTCTGGCGATGGTCCAGTGCGCGGTCGCCGGGGTGCCGCCATTGACGGTGGATGATCGCGAGCTGTTGCGCGACAAGCCGTCGTACACGATCGACACGCTGGAATCGATGCGCGCGGAACTCGCCGCCGATGATCAGCTATTTTTATTGCTGGGTTGGGACGCCTTTTGCGGGCTGCCTTCCTGGCATCGGTGGGAAGAGTTGCTGGAGCACTGCCATATCGTGGTGCTGCAACGCCCGGACGCCGACAGCGAGTCCCCGGATGCGATGCGAAATCTGCTCGCGGGACGTGCCGTCAGTGATCCAAAGGCCCTGAAAGGGCCCGGCGGTAAAATTACGTTCGTCTGGCAGACGCCGCTTTCGGTGTCTGCCACCCAGATCCGTCAACTGCTGGCCAGCGGTAAGTCGGTACGTTTTCTGGTGCCAGACGCGGTACTGGCCTATATCGATACGCACGGGCTTTACCGTGCGTCGAACTGAAGGAGCGTTTCAACGCAGCCAAGTGCGCGAAGAAACGCCCAAACATACGAGTTGAAAGAGTTTTTTATGACTGACAAACGCGCTGTAAATCCAATCATCGACGTGATCAAAGCTGCACTGGAAGACGTCAAGGCCGTGGACATCCAGGTGCTGGACGTCCGTGACAAGCAGAGCATCACCGACTACATGGTCATCGCGACCGGTACCTCCAGTCGCCAGATCAACGCGATGCTCGACAAGGTCCGCGAAGAAGTCAAAAAGCAGGGCCTCAAGCCGTTGGGCGAAGAAGGCAAGGGCAACAGCGACTGGGTGCTGCTGGACCTGGACATCGCCATCGTCCACATGATGACCGCTTCCGCTCGCCAGTTTTACGACCTCGAGCGTCTGTGGGCCGGTGCCGAGCAGAGCCGTTCGGCCAGCGCTGCACACCACAGCCCGGAAAACGCTCACGAGCATTTCGACAAGCTGAACAAAGACCAGGCCTAAGGCTTCGTCGTGCGTCTGCGTCTGATCGCTGTCGGTTCCCGCATGCCCAAGTGGGTGGAAGAGGGTTGGCATGAATATGCCAAGCGTCTGCCATCCGAACTGGCGCTGGAACTGGTGGAAATTCCGCTCAACACCCGTGGCAAGAACGCCGACGTGGCACGCCTCATCCGTCAGGAAGGCGAGGCCATGCTGGCGAAAGTGCAGCCGGGCGAGCGGATCGTCACGCTTGAAGTGCATGGCAAGCCATGGAGTACCGAGCAACTGGCGGGCGAGCTCGATCGCTGGCGTCTGGATTCGCGCACGGTCAACCTGATGGTCGGCGGTCCGGAAGGGCTGGCGCCGGAAGTCTGTGCCCGGGCCGAGCAGCGCTGGTCGTTGTCGCCGCTGACGTTGCCGCACCCGCTGGTGCGCATCCTCATCGGTGAACAGATCTATCGTGCCTGGACCGTGCTGTCCGGTCACCCTTATCACAAGTAGCGCCGCTGCCTTTACTGTGAACCTGCCCTAAATGTCTCAGCCGATCCGCCTGAAAGACCACGAAAAGGACGCACGCCTTGTGCGCAGCCGAGTCGTGGTCGGCGCAGTCGCGGTTGTCGTGCTGATCTGCGTGTTGGTCGCGCGGCTTTATTTTCTGCAGGTCATCCAGTACGAGTATCACTCGACGCTGTCCGAGAACAATCGCGTTCACGTGCAGCCGATCCCGCCGAGTCGTGGCCTGATCTACGACCGTAACGGCGTGGTCATTGCCGACAACCGGCCCAGCTTCAGCCTGAGCATGACCCGCGAACGTTCCGGTGACTGGACGCAAGTGCTGGACACCATCGTCCAGATCCTTGAGCTGACGCCGGATGATCGGATCATCTTCGAAAAACGCATGAAGCAGGGGCGTCGGCCGTTTGAACCGGTGCCCATTCTGTTCGAGTTGTCCGAAGAACAGATCGCCCGCATCGCCGTCAACCAGTTCCGCCTGCCGGGCGTTGAGGTGGTGGCGCAGCTGGTTCGTCACTATCCACAGGGCGAGCACTTCGCGCACTCGGTGGGTTACATGGGCCGGATCAACGAGAAAGAGCTGAAAAGCCTCGATCCCGTGAATTACAGCGGCACCCATCACATGGGCAAAACCGGCATCGAGCGTTTCTATGAGCCCGAGCTGCACGGTCAGGTCGGCTACGAAGAAGTCGAAACCAACGCCCGCGGCCGCGTCTTGCGCGTGCTCAAACGGACCGATCCGGTGCCCGGCAAGGACATCGTCCTGAGCCTCGACATCCAGCTGCAGCAAGCCGCCGAAGCTGCGCTGGCCGGGCGTCGCGGCGCGGTAGTGGCGCTGGACCCAAGCACGGGCGAGGTGCTGGCGATGGTCAGCCAGCCGAGCTTCGACCCGAACCTGTTCGTCACCGGCATCAGCTTCAAGGCGTACTCCGAGCTGCGCGATTCGGTCGACCGTCCGCTGTTCAACCGCATTCTGCGAGGCCTGTATCCACCGGGTTCGACCATCAAGCCGGCCGTGGCGATTGCCGGCCTCGACACCGGCGTGATCACCGCCAGCACGCGGGTCTTCGACCCCGGCTATTACATGCTGCCGAACTACGACCACAAATACCGCAACTGGAACCGCACCGGCGATGGCTGGGTGGATCTGGACACGGCGATTATGCGTTCCAATGACACCTACTTTTACGATCTGGCCCACAAGGTCGGGATCGATCGGCTGTCCGCGTACCTGAACAAGTTCGGCATCGGCCAGAAAGTCTCGCTGGACATGTTCGAAGAATCCCCCGGCCTGATGCCGTCCCGTGACTGGAAGCGCGTCACCCGGCGGCAGGCGTGGTTCCCGGGCGAGACACTCATTCTGGGGATCGGTCAAGGCTACATGCAGGCCACCCCGCTGCAATTGGCCCAGGCCACCGCGCTGGTGGCGAACAAAGGCAAGTGGAACCGTCCGCACCTGGCCAGGACCGTCGAAGGGCAGAAGCCGGTGGACGAAAACCCGATGCCGGACATCGTCCTGCGCGACCCGTCGGACTGGGCCAAGGTCAACCACGGCATGCAGCAAGTGATGCACGGCGCTCGCGGCACCGCGCGCAAAGCCGCGATTGGTGCGCAGTACCGCATCGCCGGCAAGAGTGGTACGGCCCAGGTCGTGGCCATTCGGCAGGGCGAGAAGTACGACCGCTCGAAAGTCCAGGAACGCCACCGCGACCACGCCTTGTTCGTCGGCTTCGCACCGGCCGACAGCCCGAAGATCGTCGTCGCGGTGATGATCGAAAACGGTGAGTCGGGATCGGGCGTTGCCGCGCCGGTGGTGCGGCAGGTCATGGACGCCTGGCTGCTTGATCCCCAGGGCCATCTGAAACCCGAATACGCCAGCAATGCACAGCCTCCGGAGACCGCGGCCCGTGAAGAGTAATTTCGACCGCATCCTGTCCAGCGAAGATGTGATGCGCCGTCGCGCCACCTTCCTGCAGAAAATCCACGTCGACGGCCCGCTGCTGATCCTACTGCTGACGTTGGCGGCGGGCAGCCTGTTCGTGCTGTATTCGGCCAGCGGCAAGAGTTGGGACCTGCTGATCAAGCAAGCGACCTCCTTCGGTATCGGCCTGGTGTCGATGTTCGTCATTGCGCAGCTTGAACCCCGATTCATGGCCCGCTGGGTGCCCGCCGCCTATGTGATCGGCGTGTTGCTGCTGGTGGCGGTGGACGTCATGGGTCACAACGCCATGGGCGCCACGCGCTGGATCAACATTCCCGGGGTCATCCGCTTCCAGCCCTCGGAATTCATGAAGATCATCATGCCGGCGACCATCGCCTGGTACCTGTCCAAGCGCACGCTGCCGCCACACCTCAAGCACGTCGCGGTGAGCCTCGGGCTGATTGGCCTGCCGTTCATTCTGATCGTGCGCCAGCCGGACCTCGGCACCTCGCTGCTGATTCTGGCGTCCGGCACCTTTGTGCTGTTCATGGCCGGCCTGCGCTGGCGCTGGATCATCAGCGTGATCGCGGCCGCAGTTCCGGTGGCGGTCGGCATGTGGTTCTTCTTTATGCACGACTACCAGAAGCAGCGGATCCTGACCTTCCTCGACCCGGAGAGCGATCCGCTCGGCACCGGCTGGAACATCATTCAGTCGAAGGCAGCCATCGGATCGGGCGGCGTGTTCGGCAAAGGCTGGCTCATGGGCACGCAGTCGCACCTGGACTTTTTGCCTGAAAGCCATACCGACTTCATTATTGCGGTGCTCGGCGAAGAATTCGGCCTGGTGGGGATTTGCGCGCTGCTGCTGATCTACCTGTTGCTGATCGGCCGCGGGCTGGTGATCACCGCCCAGGCGCAGACGCTCTACGGCAAGCTGCTCGCGGGCAGCCTGACCATGACCTTTTTTGTTTACGTTTTCGTCAATATCGGTATGGTCAGCGGTCTGTTGCCGGTCGTAGGCGTGCCGTTGCCCTTCATTAGCTACGGCGGAACTTCGCTGGTGACGCTGCTGTCAGCGTTTGGTGTTTTGATGTCGATCCACACGCATCGCAAATGGATCGCTCAGGTTTGATTAAGGTGAAGAACTCAATGCAAGTAGTGCGTGGCTGGGCTGCTCGATATGCGCCGCTGGTCGGTCTGATGGGCATCTTCGGCTCAGTGCAGGAATCACTTGCCGGTGACTATGACGGCTCCCCTCAAGTCGCCCAGTTCGTCAGCGAAATGACCCGCGATTATGGGTTTGCGGGCGAGCAATTGATTGAGGTGTTCCGTGATGTGCAGCGCAAGCAGGCGATCCTCGATGCCATTTCGAAGCCCGCCGAACGCGTCAAACCGTGGAAAGACTATCGCCCGATGTTCCTCACCGACGCGCGCGTTGCCCGGGGCGTCGACTTCTGGCGTCAGCACGAGGCCGCCCTGGCGCGCGCCGAGCAAGAATACGGGGTGCCCGCTCAGGTGATCGTTTCGATTATCGGCGTCGAGACGTTTTTCGGCCGCAATACCGGGAATTACCGGGTGATGGACGCGTTGTCGACGCTGGCATTCGACTATCCCCAGCGCGCCGACTTCTTTCGCAAGGAGCTGCGCGAGTTTCTGCTGCTGTCCCGCGAACAACAGGTCGATCCACTGACGCTCAAAGGCTCCTACGCCGGCGCCATGGGTTTGCCCCAGTTCATGCCGAGCAGCTTCCGCGCCTATGCAGTGGATTTTGACGGCGACGGCCACATCAATATCTGGAACGACCCGGACGATGCAATCGGCAGCGTTGCCAGCTACTTCCAGCGTCACGGCTGGGTGGCCGGTCAGCCGGTTGTCAGTCGCGCGGACGTGCGCGGTGACCGCGTCGACGAGGGCTTGAGCCCTGGCATTGATCCGGTGAAGAACGTTGGGGAGTTGCGAGCGTTGGGCTGGGCGAGTCATGATGCGCTGCGCGACGACATGCCGGTCACGGCGTTTCGCCTCGATGGCGACAAAGGCCCTGAATACTGGATGGGTCTGAAGAATTTTTACGCAATCACGCGGTACAACCGCAGCGTGATGTACGCCATGGCCGTGCATCAGCTGTCTGAAATGCTTGTTCAAGCCCGGGACGTCAAGTAATGCGGTCACTGCCGATGCAACAACCATTGAAACTGATGGCCTTCGCGGCGCTGACTCTGCTGATCGTCAGCTGCTCAACCAGCCGACCGACGACCACGACGCAGCGGCAGCAGGGCAATGTGATCCGTTCGCAGCCCGGGCTGGACATCAACCG encodes the following:
- the mltB gene encoding lytic murein transglycosylase B, which translates into the protein MQVVRGWAARYAPLVGLMGIFGSVQESLAGDYDGSPQVAQFVSEMTRDYGFAGEQLIEVFRDVQRKQAILDAISKPAERVKPWKDYRPMFLTDARVARGVDFWRQHEAALARAEQEYGVPAQVIVSIIGVETFFGRNTGNYRVMDALSTLAFDYPQRADFFRKELREFLLLSREQQVDPLTLKGSYAGAMGLPQFMPSSFRAYAVDFDGDGHINIWNDPDDAIGSVASYFQRHGWVAGQPVVSRADVRGDRVDEGLSPGIDPVKNVGELRALGWASHDALRDDMPVTAFRLDGDKGPEYWMGLKNFYAITRYNRSVMYAMAVHQLSEMLVQARDVK
- the nadD gene encoding nicotinate-nucleotide adenylyltransferase, whose translation is MAKRIGILGGTFDPVHIGHLRGALEVAELLKLDELRLTPSARPPHRDTPSVSAQDRLAMVQCAVAGVPPLTVDDRELLRDKPSYTIDTLESMRAELAADDQLFLLLGWDAFCGLPSWHRWEELLEHCHIVVLQRPDADSESPDAMRNLLAGRAVSDPKALKGPGGKITFVWQTPLSVSATQIRQLLASGKSVRFLVPDAVLAYIDTHGLYRASN
- the rodA gene encoding rod shape-determining protein RodA; translation: MRRRATFLQKIHVDGPLLILLLTLAAGSLFVLYSASGKSWDLLIKQATSFGIGLVSMFVIAQLEPRFMARWVPAAYVIGVLLLVAVDVMGHNAMGATRWINIPGVIRFQPSEFMKIIMPATIAWYLSKRTLPPHLKHVAVSLGLIGLPFILIVRQPDLGTSLLILASGTFVLFMAGLRWRWIISVIAAAVPVAVGMWFFFMHDYQKQRILTFLDPESDPLGTGWNIIQSKAAIGSGGVFGKGWLMGTQSHLDFLPESHTDFIIAVLGEEFGLVGICALLLIYLLLIGRGLVITAQAQTLYGKLLAGSLTMTFFVYVFVNIGMVSGLLPVVGVPLPFISYGGTSLVTLLSAFGVLMSIHTHRKWIAQV
- a CDS encoding DNA-3-methyladenine glycosylase; protein product: MPDPSPRALPDSFFNRDAQTLARDLLGKVIRHKVDGLWLSARIIETEAYYVAEKGSHASLGYTEKRKALFLEGGHIYMYYARGGDSLNFSAEGPGNAVLIKSAYPWVDAVSDENALARMLLNNPDTSGNVRTPERLCAGQTLLCKALGLKVPMWDAKRFDEEQLFVEDVGQRPPRIIQTTRLGIPAGRDEHLMYRFVDAAYARFCTRNPVRRGQVEGRDYIFIEQGN
- the rsfS gene encoding ribosome silencing factor, with amino-acid sequence MTDKRAVNPIIDVIKAALEDVKAVDIQVLDVRDKQSITDYMVIATGTSSRQINAMLDKVREEVKKQGLKPLGEEGKGNSDWVLLDLDIAIVHMMTASARQFYDLERLWAGAEQSRSASAAHHSPENAHEHFDKLNKDQA
- the rlmH gene encoding 23S rRNA (pseudouridine(1915)-N(3))-methyltransferase RlmH, which encodes MRLRLIAVGSRMPKWVEEGWHEYAKRLPSELALELVEIPLNTRGKNADVARLIRQEGEAMLAKVQPGERIVTLEVHGKPWSTEQLAGELDRWRLDSRTVNLMVGGPEGLAPEVCARAEQRWSLSPLTLPHPLVRILIGEQIYRAWTVLSGHPYHK
- the mrdA gene encoding penicillin-binding protein 2; its protein translation is MSQPIRLKDHEKDARLVRSRVVVGAVAVVVLICVLVARLYFLQVIQYEYHSTLSENNRVHVQPIPPSRGLIYDRNGVVIADNRPSFSLSMTRERSGDWTQVLDTIVQILELTPDDRIIFEKRMKQGRRPFEPVPILFELSEEQIARIAVNQFRLPGVEVVAQLVRHYPQGEHFAHSVGYMGRINEKELKSLDPVNYSGTHHMGKTGIERFYEPELHGQVGYEEVETNARGRVLRVLKRTDPVPGKDIVLSLDIQLQQAAEAALAGRRGAVVALDPSTGEVLAMVSQPSFDPNLFVTGISFKAYSELRDSVDRPLFNRILRGLYPPGSTIKPAVAIAGLDTGVITASTRVFDPGYYMLPNYDHKYRNWNRTGDGWVDLDTAIMRSNDTYFYDLAHKVGIDRLSAYLNKFGIGQKVSLDMFEESPGLMPSRDWKRVTRRQAWFPGETLILGIGQGYMQATPLQLAQATALVANKGKWNRPHLARTVEGQKPVDENPMPDIVLRDPSDWAKVNHGMQQVMHGARGTARKAAIGAQYRIAGKSGTAQVVAIRQGEKYDRSKVQERHRDHALFVGFAPADSPKIVVAVMIENGESGSGVAAPVVRQVMDAWLLDPQGHLKPEYASNAQPPETAAREE
- a CDS encoding glutamate-5-semialdehyde dehydrogenase, producing the protein MTESVLDYMTRLGRAAREASRVIGRASTAQKNRALAATAAALDASRAELTAANEQDLAAGRANGLEPALLERLSLTPARIDSMIAGLRQVASLPDPIGTLRDMNFQPSGIQVGKMRVPLGVVGIIYESRPNVTIDAASLCLKSGNATILRGGSEAIHSNRAIAACIQRGLDDAGLPAAVVQVVETTDRAAVGALITMPEYVDVIVPRGGKGLIERVSRDAKVPVIKHLDGICHVYVSAHADLAAAQRISFNAKTYRYGICGAMETLLVDQTVAADFLPPMAAQFREKGVELRGCERTRDLIDVLPATEEDWHTEYLAPILSIRIVTGLDQAIEHINHYGSHHSDAIISDSQAQTRRFMAEVDSSSVMVNAPTSFADGFEYGLGAEIGISTDKIHARGPVGLEGLTCEKYIVVGDGTQLRGQGPV